A single window of Athene noctua chromosome 1, bAthNoc1.hap1.1, whole genome shotgun sequence DNA harbors:
- the WDR4 gene encoding tRNA (guanine-N(7)-)-methyltransferase non-catalytic subunit WDR4, translating into MEGGGGRGLGPAPALALRGALMAASGGGRLLAARYREPGDDSLFVYDCINVEKTTLGNKGQDGKPTDKGSDDILAFAFSPSGDYFALTDDSKRLVLFHTKPSWECVSIRSVNRRGTSLIITAAEDKILVADKSGDVYSYSITEPQAEGKLELGHLSLLLDVALSPDDQYILTADRDEKIRVSLAKAPHYIVSYCLGHKEFVSKILVIPNYPDLLLSASGDSTLRLWEYKSGEEVYCCHLSSICGPETTKTDQKYPVSRITYCCQGGYVAILCDCIPTVYIFQLDATAQQLVYRQKISLTRKIWDIAFEETGDLWILEENSEAPLQLYRPCDGQWKPVIDDRGLQKMSKYLQDNWTVFEGFVGAESHYSCLYKASFDNMAAYLQRKEERLKQQKKKRQDLQHGSNGQTKKMKTEESSL; encoded by the exons AtggagggcggcggcgggcgcggtcTCGGGCCGGCGCCGGCCCTGGCGCTCCGCGGGGCGCTGATGGCCgccagcggcggcggccggcTCCTGGCGGCGCGGTACAGGGAGCCCGG AGATGATAGTCTCTTCGTGTACGATTGCATCAATGTGGAGAAGACGACCTTAGGAAATAAAGG GCAGGATGGAAAACCGACAGATAAAGGAAGTGATGACATTTTAGCTTTTGCCTTCTCACCATCAGGAGATTATTTTGCCTTGACAGATGACAGCAAACGTCTGGTTCTGTTCCATACAAAGCCTTCTTGGGAATGTGTTAGCATCAG gtcTGTGAACAGGCGAGGCACTTCCCTGATTATTACAGCTGCAGAGGATAAGATTCTGGTTGCAGACAAGTCTGGCGATGTCTATTCTTACTCAATAACAGAACCCCAAGCAGAAGGAAAACTTGAGCTGGGTCACTTGTCTTTGCTATTGGATGTG GCACTGAGTCCTGATGACCAGTATATCCTAACTGCAGACAGAGATGAGAAGATCAGAGTCAGCTTGGCAAAGGCTCCTCATTATATTGTATCCTACTGTCTGGGACACAAAGA GTTTGTAAGCAAAATCCTTGTAATACCCAACTATCCTGATCTGCTGTTGTCAGCTTCTGGG GACTCGACTCTGAGACTTTGGGAGTACAAAAGCGGAGAAGAAGTGTACTGCTGTCATCTAAGCAGCATCTGTGGGCCTGAGACAACCAAAACGGACCAG AAATACCCTGTGTCAAGAATAACCTACTGCTGTCAAGGTGGTTATGTTGCCATTCTTTGTGACTG TATTCCCACAGTCTACATCTTTCAGCTTGATGCCACTGCCCAGCAGCTAGTTTACAGACAGAAAATCTCTTTGACACGTAAAATCTGGGACATCGCATTTGAGGAAACAGGAGATCTATGGATTTTGGAGGAAAACAGTGAAGCTCCTCTTCAATTGTACAGACCATGTGATGGACAGTGGAAG CCTGTAATTGATGACAGAGGATtacagaaaatgtcaaaatatctTCAAGACAACTGGACAGTGTTTGAAG GCTTTGTTGGCGCAGAGAGCCACTATAGCTGTCTCTACAAGGCTTCATTTGATAACATGGCTGCCTACCtacagaggaaagaggaaaggttaaagcagcagaaaaagaaaaggcaggatCTGCAACATGGTTCAAATGGACAAACAAAAAAGATGAAGACTGAAGAATCATCGCTATGA